In Biomphalaria glabrata chromosome 16, xgBioGlab47.1, whole genome shotgun sequence, the sequence tagataatagtgaacaaatagacgctatcttactagatttttctaaggcttttgacaaagttcaccaccatagtttgcttaaaaaattaaaatatttcggcattaatggtccactgcatcagtggattaaagattttctgatagggagagaacaaactgtaataataaatggctctaaatcaacaccgataatagtaaactcaggcgtacctcaaggaacagtcttgggtccattactatttttaatttacataaatgatttaccaaattgcattacttcaggaacaaaagtcagattatttgcagacgattgcataatatatagaacaataaaaacaacacaagacacatatattttacaaagagaattagatgaattacagaaatgggaatcaaattggagcatgtctttccacccagaaaaatgtcagttgttaagagtaacaaaaaaactaaaacaaattaattccacttatcttattcacggcaaaccagtaacacagactaaaaacgcaaaatacctaggtgttataagaaatgaaaaactatcatggaatccacatcttgatgaaactacaaaaaaatcaaacaaagcattaggatttattaaaagaaatttctataaatcaaataagaacataaaactaaaatgttatttaaccttggttaggccaataatagaatatgcatcctccgtttgggacccctcaactcaagaaaacattaagaaactggaacagacacaaaatagagcagtgcgattcataacaaacgaatattcacatttgactagagtaacacctttagtaaaatcactaaatttagaaagccttcaggacagaaggctcaaaagtaaagtagcaatcatacataaaacactgaaccataatcttcaaatacaaaaacaaaatttaataaaatactctgaaagacacaaagataaaggcacattcctcgtcccatatgctaggacaaatttgtacaaatactccttcttccctagtgctattagagcatggaatgggttgcctgagctagccaggaaaaccagtgacttggcagaatttaagtcattggttaatatgcatgactaaatgcatgacgcgtaggacgtaatcatcttcttttttgaagtaacgtctgtattatataagataagataagatatcttcttatcttatcctaAACAGTATGCATGTTTTGTACGGGAaactaattcatttatttttatttctaaatatttcttaattaactaatagttcTATATCTTACAGGGCATGGACGATTACTCACAATTGGCAGCCATggcagaaaaatataaattgccTTTAAAAGAAAGATCAACATGGATCGAAAAACAAATGACTCTAAAAGTACGGAATGAAGAACTCAAGTTACGGAACAAAGAACTGGAAAATGCGTCCAAAATGAAAACGAAGGACACTAACGAGGAACAATCTTTGGTAAATGATAACAAAAAATTGATAGGATTAATTAATGTGTATTTTAAAGTCGACCaccagcggacaatggttatgcttgccaaaGTCGTGGCaaattatgtaggtcacagctggggctgcgcagcctcgggaaatactgcacttctcacttatcttcggactcgaagacaagccttattattattattttaaagtcaCTATGGAATTCATACCAGTCTTTATTAACTATCACTTAGTAGTTCCTATTTCTGACGTTGTCTAGCCTTTTTACCTAGTAGAGGGTATAGTTAAAAGTCTATGAGATGTACCGTTAATAAGTCCCAGTGCGACTTAATTGTTAATGACGAGATCCCATCAGACTTATAGCTAGAATTAGGTTATCAAGATCAACAGATCGATGTTTAAGGTGTGTTGGCATTCGTCCAATGGCATATTGGTCCCTACATATGTTTTCTAGGCTATTAAGTATAACCTCTAGGTAAATAATTACACTAATGTATGCCAAATAAGACTTAAGGTCTCAGGTAAACATAGATacaaatagtttatttacaactaaaataaatgaatatgtaaataaaactgGCCGTAAATTCACAGGCCTTCTCGATAATAAAAAGTTACCCATTCAAAAATAGTATGGCAAATCGCGCTACTCTTAtaatactgttacgaatctcactatccaggctctctgcaaactgcaccatacaccaccaacttaaagaacttgacaagtcagggctccaaaataacgcaaaggtttaatgtccataaataacagccaatactgtacaattggcagcacgtagaacagtacaaatagctctgcgataacaaatatctctccgataacaccgttccgccgtatcaagtcttgcactggcctctccgtctcgttccgggcttgcactggttcaacagttcgggactgacttcacacacttgggctcgctgtgtcggactcgatcacagaccaagatcaagacgccgttcgtctcaactgtacttgacagtactccgcactgaaccgtcgtaatgctccgtacagaaccacaccgttgaactgtgctgtagtcgaccgtgttctgaactcctgtcgtgaacccgctttctgaaccgtcctgactgcgacacctccgctttttatatagggtccctactggccttctagaaccggacagaacgtcgctcgaccattctgggacgctcctgagctctgttcacgacgccgatcctactcgaaccttcatgttgttaactcgtctcggccgatcgtcgtaacttgtcacggttgaccgctcgtctagcgctggcctggggcgatttgcgtcggctgactacactcacaccactacccccatctgtgccaccaccaggtttataacaatacaaataaatacaatatcGTCTCGTTCGGGAAATCTGAcataagtgtaaaaaaaacaacaacaactgcactgtgataatctttttttcaaaacaaataaatccAGGAATACAGTTCAAGCAGAATTTCATTGTCATTCTTATTATTTCTCTGTTTTAAGGAAGATGCTCTTACTAATACAGAGAGTATCCCGAAAGGTATTAAAGAGGTAAGTTAAAatttgagagagaaagagagagttagagagagagaccttTCTTATTTAGCCATTTCGATGTCAATTTTGATTCGTTTTCGGATCTTttcgttgatgtggcccgcgacacgagtgtcggaaattaaaaaggCCCGCAGAGTGGGCATGACTTCCTTGGTCTGTTGGACAAACTTaacaccaagcaagatttgtcgactgtctttcgccattcctctctgtcttttgtctaaGATATAGCCTCTTTCAATTGCAGGCCCGTttaatctataaatctataaagaaaactaattcagcttataccacctgTCAAGTACTGATTTTTCCCTTGTATgaaatagcaaacaaaataagttaTTTCCAAAAGTTTATTAActgattggttatttttttaaaatgattcttgtcttgtcaggtaaaagaaataattgtgcaaaattacagcttgatccgagatagggtgtcGTAGAAATGACGTTTACAAGCTTTTGATAAGATAGACAGAATAatgtgatataagctttgtaaagaaaaaaaagtccctTTCGAGACTCTGAGCTTGAGCAGGGTTATTAGATATAGGGCATGTGCAATTTTGTAATTGTTCCAATCTTTTGTTAattctataaatatttacatttaaagtaacatgtctatggttttctgtttactctctctctcgaaAACTGTGTCTATGAAACACAAAACGTTAATTCTAAAAGCTGTGAAATAAAAGAACATAAAATGATCCCACACTAATGTCCATGACTTCTGTTTTTTAAAGGAAGACGTATACATCATAGAGAGCCCAGAGACAGCACCAAATGTTAGTGACGTCAGCACATCTACAAAAACGAGAGAATTAAAGAATGTAGCCGCTAAAGTGAAAGTAAGTTAAAAAGATGGAGCAATAAAGTTTTATGTGCTATTTTATGCTCCTTAAGCTGAATGCAAATATATAGGCTGTAACAAGAAATCTAGATATATGCATCCCAGCATGCTTATAGAGCTCTGTAAtattacataatttaaaaaaaaaaggcttttatgTAGCTCATTTTCCATGTTTACAAAATACTTATCTATTGTGCGAatctttatttttccatttaaatatatacatctTCATCTGAAATCATTATCTATTGtgcgaatctttttttttccatttaaatatatacatctTCATCTGAAATCATTATCTATTGtgcgaatattttttttcctttaaatatATACATCTTCATCTGAAATCATTATCTATTGTGCGAatctttatttttccatttaaatatatacatctTCATCTGAAATCATTATCTATTGTGCGAatctttatttttccatttaaatatatacatctTCATCTGAAATCATTATCTACTGTGCGAatctttatttttccatttaaatatatacatctTCATCTGAAATCATTATCTATTGTGCGAatctttatttttccatttaaatatatacatctTCATCTGAAATCATTATCTATTGTGCGAatctttatttttccatttaaatatatacatctTCATCTGAAATCATTATCTATTGTGCGAatctttatttttccatttaaatatatacatctTCATCTGAAATCATTATCTATTGTGCGAatctttatttttccatttaaatatatacatctTCATCTGAAATCATTATCTATTGTGCGAatctttatttttccatttaaatatatacatctTCATCTGAAATCATTATCTATTGtgcgaatcttttttttttccatttaaatatatacatctTCATCAGAAATCATTATCTATTGTGCGAatctttatttttccatttaaatatatacatctTCATCTGAAATCATTATCTATTGtgcgaatctttttttttccatttaaatatatacatctTCATCTGAAATCATTATCTATTGTGCGAatctttatttttccatttaaatatatacatctTCATCTGAAATCATTATCTATTGtgcgaatctttttttttccatttaaatatatacatctTCATCTGAAATCATTATCTATTGtgcgaatctttttttttccatttaaatatatacatctTCATCTTTAATCAAGGCTTCAAAGAAAAGGAAATGGCCTGAAGAACTGAAGACGAAAATTCTCGCTCAGTATGAAGCCGGCATGTCGGAGGTGGAACTGGTTTCCATACACGGTGTGCCAAGATCAACCATTCGTACTTGGCGTAAAAATCAAGAGAGAATAGCGCCAGACAAGAGCAAagaggtaggtaggtaggtaggtaggtaggtaggtagataaatagatagatagatagatagatagagatagatagataaatagatagatagatagatagatagataaatatatagatagattgatagatagaattttttagatagatagatagatagatagatagatagatacatatagatagatagatagatagatatagatatatagatttatagacaaatagaaagatagatagatagatagatagatagatagatagatatagatagatatagatagatagatagatagatagatagatatagatatatagatttatagacaaagagatagatagatagatagatagataaatagatagatagatagatagatagatagatagatagatagatagatagatagaaatttttagatagatagatagatagaattttttagatagatagatagatagatagatagatagatagatagatatagatagatagatagatagatagatagatagatagatatagatatatagacaaatagatagatagatagatagatagatagatagatagatagatatagatagatagatatagatagatagatatagatagatagatagatagatagatatagatagatagatagatagatagatagatagatagatagatagatagatagatagatagatagatatagatagatagatag encodes:
- the LOC106059216 gene encoding uncharacterized protein LOC106059216, encoding MDDYSQLAAMAEKYKLPLKERSTWIEKQMTLKVRNEELKLRNKELENASKMKTKDTNEEQSLEDALTNTESIPKGIKEEDVYIIESPETAPNVSDVSTSTKTRELKNVAAKVKASKKRKWPEELKTKILAQYEAGMSEVELVSIHGVPRSTIRTWRKNQERIAPDKSKEEDFQSEIDTRRPVLTLKRLRDNPQLDTEKIDASENIPSGQPNTNGIKLNTTRIIGSEKKTLFDMIIRMVDWDSALEEMNNKGYRCNRTSTQLKEKIRRQLNKKNKKRNKKKITTRFVNTDTRTLE